From Streptomyces sp. NBC_00775, one genomic window encodes:
- the rpsO gene encoding 30S ribosomal protein S15: protein MSLDAATKKQIIGEFGQKEGDTGSPEVQVAMLSRRISDLTEHLKTHKHDHHSRRGLLILVGQRRRLLQYLAKKDIQRFRALVDRLGIRRGAAGAK, encoded by the coding sequence GTGTCGCTCGACGCCGCTACGAAGAAGCAGATCATCGGCGAGTTCGGTCAGAAGGAGGGCGACACCGGCTCCCCCGAGGTCCAGGTCGCCATGCTCTCGCGCCGCATCTCGGACCTGACCGAGCACCTCAAGACCCACAAGCACGACCACCACTCCCGTCGTGGTCTGCTGATCCTGGTCGGTCAGCGCCGCCGGCTGCTGCAGTACCTGGCCAAGAAGGACATCCAGCGCTTCCGTGCGCTGGTCGACCGCCTGGGCATCCGCCGCGGTGCGGCGGGCGCCAAGTAA
- a CDS encoding DUF397 domain-containing protein, with product MAEETDKDVKARKEREKDELYALDISGVEWHSAPGTEEHEERVEIAYLPEGAVAMRSSLDPDTVLRYTEAEWRAFVLGARDGEFDLEPAPHNGGLVAE from the coding sequence ATGGCCGAGGAAACGGACAAGGACGTCAAGGCGCGCAAGGAGCGGGAGAAGGACGAGCTCTACGCCCTCGACATCTCGGGCGTCGAATGGCACAGCGCGCCGGGCACGGAGGAGCACGAGGAGCGGGTCGAGATCGCGTATCTGCCCGAGGGCGCGGTGGCCATGCGTTCGTCCCTCGACCCGGACACGGTCCTGCGGTACACGGAGGCCGAGTGGCGGGCCTTCGTGCTGGGGGCCCGGGACGGGGAGTTCGATCTGGAGCCGGCGCCGCACAATGGCGGGCTCGTGGCGGAGTAG
- a CDS encoding outer membrane protein assembly factor BamB family protein — MRLFGAVAAVLVVVLCAGGWLLMYGTGDNTPANSKPTAAPQAPDEIRDTVEKLPSSPEGELLVEYSEDKLPEDETRYAPGTWATDKIFAKGIRNRLTGFKLADGETAWTLKLDGHICATTKHVTADGRTAVVVQPAKRKGTKDESMCDEVVFVDLDTGKKLWTATMPDAKTAYVTNTNLTMARGTVAVAWGNGSVAYGMSDGKQLWKSTTVSTCEDTGFAGGRSLLVLLRCGEESTHAYRVQKLDPATGKPQWTYKLKDGLTGVYMPSSDPPVLAVGAGDYGVTDLITLDGQGRYATTISMQGGRFDPMCGSSFDGTEYFGVMENCYAMVVGDGKIFVASKADGDIGQPENWIAGFDAKTGKTLRKYDGRSLQPLWPVKVSGGKLLAYRPSSDNVGPAAIVSIDPATGKQKPFLFFNLPDDATRMETPEWSDILVEHGTAFFSPRQLSAPSGHPDDPVLAAVAIGSFH, encoded by the coding sequence ATGAGACTGTTCGGCGCCGTGGCCGCCGTACTCGTCGTGGTGCTGTGCGCGGGCGGGTGGCTTCTGATGTACGGGACCGGTGACAACACTCCGGCGAACAGCAAGCCGACGGCTGCTCCGCAAGCCCCCGACGAGATCAGGGACACGGTCGAGAAGCTCCCGAGCTCGCCCGAGGGCGAACTCCTCGTCGAGTACAGCGAGGACAAGCTGCCGGAGGACGAGACCCGGTACGCCCCCGGCACCTGGGCGACCGACAAGATCTTCGCCAAGGGCATCAGGAACCGCCTCACGGGCTTCAAGCTGGCCGACGGCGAGACGGCGTGGACCCTCAAGCTGGACGGCCACATCTGCGCGACCACCAAGCACGTCACCGCGGACGGCCGCACCGCCGTCGTCGTCCAGCCCGCCAAGCGCAAGGGCACCAAGGACGAGAGCATGTGTGACGAGGTGGTCTTCGTCGACCTCGACACCGGCAAGAAACTGTGGACGGCGACGATGCCGGACGCGAAGACCGCGTACGTGACGAACACGAACCTGACGATGGCGCGCGGCACGGTCGCGGTGGCGTGGGGCAACGGTTCCGTGGCCTACGGCATGAGCGACGGCAAGCAGCTGTGGAAGAGCACCACCGTATCCACCTGCGAGGACACGGGCTTCGCGGGCGGCCGCAGCCTTCTCGTCCTGCTCCGCTGCGGAGAGGAGTCCACGCACGCGTACCGGGTGCAGAAGCTCGATCCCGCCACCGGCAAGCCGCAATGGACGTACAAGCTCAAGGACGGGCTCACCGGCGTCTACATGCCCTCCTCGGACCCGCCGGTGCTCGCCGTCGGGGCCGGTGACTACGGCGTGACCGACCTGATCACCCTCGACGGCCAGGGCCGGTACGCCACCACGATCTCCATGCAGGGCGGACGCTTCGACCCGATGTGCGGCAGCTCGTTCGACGGCACGGAGTACTTCGGGGTGATGGAGAACTGCTACGCGATGGTCGTCGGGGACGGCAAGATCTTCGTCGCGAGCAAGGCGGACGGCGACATCGGCCAGCCGGAGAACTGGATCGCCGGGTTCGACGCGAAGACGGGCAAGACCCTGCGGAAGTACGACGGACGGTCCCTGCAGCCGCTCTGGCCCGTGAAGGTGAGCGGGGGCAAGCTCCTGGCCTACCGGCCGAGCTCCGACAACGTCGGACCGGCCGCCATCGTGAGCATCGATCCCGCCACGGGCAAGCAGAAGCCGTTCCTCTTCTTCAACCTGCCGGACGACGCCACCCGCATGGAAACCCCCGAATGGTCCGACATCCTCGTCGAACACGGCACGGCGTTCTTCTCGCCCCGCCAGCTCTCGGCGCCCTCCGGGCACCCGGACGACCCGGTACTGGCCGCGGTGGCCATCGGAAGTTTCCACTGA
- a CDS encoding SCO5717 family growth-regulating ATPase: MNSDPDGIRGGWATPGDDQSDAESAVETTGEFTIDYAPPAWYTQNASGSSGDSGNSADSEVGSPESGAASGTSEAAAPSETPAASTPSASETPAAPEASVPVSPVAPPVSAAGSPVAVPKLPVGSGFEPVAATPDVTEPETPAVAPVVAPVVAPVVAPVVAPVADAGSPTALPNFPVSGFQAQWTPPAAPVAPVAASGEAESGNGDLESGATMRISAVALKREVAERAAATSGVSEVTEVTEVTEASAEPEDEAMVESEAESAVEVEVESVVEAGAQSVEASSDGDDVVAAEQEETGAEVTSPATDSADELSDASEEEHVADVVELRRADDVDAAAEVGDAEPQDDVSDAVPPQAEVHDTEPEDAEPQGDEPQDAVPEAGSDEPEAVQDAPPAWAPPPLPQGGLPPLPPAYQPAAPAPAAQWPVSTEPAAAEPVQAQIPAQAQPPVVAPGQPFQPPAPQPGQPFQLSAPQPGQPFQPPAPQPGQPFQPPAPPAWPSSPSAPVSTDPAQGPVASPPAAFENPVPAPPQAPHPAPSAPTAGAPVPAPRTDAPAPAPQGSYGFPQPGAPASGPTAQDGYGFPQPGTPTPSPTAQGGYGFPQPSTPAPTQAPAPAPRTDAPAPAPQGSYGFPHPSTPAPSPTPQSSYGFPQANTPAPTPTPAPAPVTPPAQDSGYGFPQQQSAPAPAPAQAQPSPNPSAPGPGYGFPQQATPPANPAAPQPPAPQQGYGFPPQAPNAPAPQPGYAFPQQPPAPAQVPPPYPQQAQPQPQAQPQPGPQPVQQQPAAPVDPRTGSAWPQPVQHDQRQPINPGAAPLGYTAAVELSSDRLLNNKKQKAKSGRPAAGGGRFKLGGKKEEAERQRKLDLIRTPVLSCYRIAVISLKGGVGKTTTTTALGATLATERQDKILAIDANPDAGTLGRRVRRETGATIRDLVQAIPYLNSYMDIRRFTSQAPSGLEIIANDVDPAVSTTFNDEDYRRAIDVLGKQYPIVLTDSGTGLLYSAMRGVLDLADQLIVISTPSVDGASSASTTLDWLSAHGYADLVSRSITVISGVRETGKMIKVEDIVSHFETRCRGVVVVPFDEHLAAGAEVDLDMMRPKVREAYFNLSAMVAEDIARHQQSHGLWTNDGNPPPVAAPPMPGQQYMPGQPVAGQPVPDQVPQQPQQPQPGQPYAQPGQPYPQPGQPYPQQPQPPQAQPGQPFQPGQPYQPHPGQTPPPPAPPQQ, encoded by the coding sequence GTGAACAGCGATCCGGACGGGATCCGCGGGGGCTGGGCCACACCCGGCGATGACCAGTCCGACGCGGAGTCCGCCGTCGAGACGACGGGCGAGTTCACCATCGACTACGCGCCGCCCGCCTGGTACACGCAGAACGCGTCGGGGAGTTCAGGGGATTCGGGGAACTCGGCGGATTCGGAAGTCGGGTCCCCGGAATCCGGGGCGGCGTCGGGGACTTCGGAAGCGGCTGCTCCTTCGGAGACCCCGGCTGCCTCGACTCCCTCGGCTTCGGAGACGCCAGCCGCTCCGGAGGCTTCGGTTCCGGTCAGCCCCGTGGCGCCTCCCGTATCTGCGGCCGGCAGTCCCGTCGCGGTGCCCAAGTTGCCGGTGGGCAGCGGGTTCGAACCGGTGGCGGCTACGCCGGACGTGACGGAGCCGGAGACTCCGGCCGTGGCGCCGGTCGTGGCGCCGGTCGTGGCGCCGGTCGTGGCGCCGGTCGTGGCGCCGGTCGCCGATGCGGGCAGTCCTACGGCTCTGCCGAACTTTCCCGTGAGCGGGTTTCAGGCTCAGTGGACCCCTCCGGCGGCGCCGGTCGCGCCGGTCGCCGCTTCCGGAGAGGCGGAGTCCGGGAACGGGGACCTGGAGAGTGGCGCGACCATGCGGATCTCCGCTGTCGCCCTGAAGCGTGAGGTCGCGGAGCGGGCGGCTGCGACCTCGGGGGTTTCGGAGGTTACGGAGGTTACGGAGGTTACGGAGGCGTCGGCTGAGCCTGAGGACGAAGCCATGGTCGAGTCCGAGGCCGAGTCTGCGGTCGAGGTCGAGGTCGAGTCTGTGGTCGAGGCCGGGGCGCAGTCGGTGGAGGCCTCCTCCGACGGTGATGACGTCGTAGCCGCGGAACAGGAAGAGACCGGGGCTGAAGTGACCTCCCCCGCCACGGATTCCGCCGATGAGTTGAGCGATGCCTCCGAGGAGGAGCACGTCGCCGACGTCGTGGAGCTGCGCCGCGCGGACGACGTCGACGCGGCCGCCGAGGTCGGCGATGCCGAGCCGCAGGACGACGTCAGCGATGCGGTGCCGCCGCAGGCCGAGGTACACGACACGGAGCCGGAGGATGCCGAGCCCCAGGGCGACGAGCCTCAGGACGCGGTGCCCGAGGCCGGCTCGGACGAACCCGAGGCCGTCCAGGACGCACCCCCCGCCTGGGCTCCGCCGCCGCTGCCTCAGGGTGGGCTGCCGCCGTTGCCGCCCGCGTATCAGCCCGCGGCGCCCGCTCCCGCGGCCCAGTGGCCCGTCTCCACGGAGCCCGCGGCGGCCGAGCCCGTCCAGGCGCAGATTCCGGCACAGGCTCAGCCGCCGGTGGTGGCGCCGGGCCAGCCCTTCCAGCCGCCCGCGCCGCAACCGGGCCAGCCCTTCCAACTGTCCGCTCCGCAGCCCGGCCAGCCTTTCCAGCCGCCCGCGCCGCAGCCCGGCCAGCCCTTCCAGCCCCCCGCGCCTCCGGCATGGCCCTCCTCCCCCAGCGCGCCTGTCTCGACGGATCCGGCTCAGGGGCCCGTGGCATCGCCCCCGGCCGCCTTCGAGAACCCGGTTCCGGCTCCGCCCCAGGCGCCGCACCCGGCACCTTCGGCCCCGACGGCCGGGGCTCCGGTTCCCGCCCCGCGCACCGACGCTCCGGCACCGGCACCGCAGGGGAGTTACGGCTTCCCGCAGCCTGGTGCTCCGGCTTCAGGCCCCACCGCGCAGGACGGCTATGGGTTCCCGCAGCCCGGCACGCCGACGCCGAGCCCCACCGCGCAGGGCGGCTACGGATTCCCGCAGCCCAGCACGCCGGCCCCGACGCAGGCCCCCGCTCCCGCCCCGCGCACCGACGCACCGGCACCGGCACCGCAGGGCAGCTATGGGTTCCCGCACCCCAGCACCCCGGCTCCGAGCCCCACCCCGCAGAGCAGCTACGGATTCCCGCAGGCCAACACTCCTGCACCGACTCCGACCCCTGCCCCTGCCCCGGTCACCCCACCCGCGCAGGACTCCGGTTACGGCTTCCCCCAGCAGCAGAGCGCCCCGGCTCCGGCCCCCGCCCAGGCGCAGCCTTCACCCAACCCCTCTGCTCCAGGGCCCGGTTACGGCTTCCCCCAGCAAGCGACGCCGCCGGCGAACCCCGCGGCGCCGCAGCCCCCCGCCCCGCAGCAGGGATACGGATTCCCGCCGCAGGCGCCCAACGCCCCGGCACCGCAGCCGGGTTACGCGTTCCCCCAGCAGCCCCCGGCCCCCGCGCAGGTACCCCCGCCGTACCCGCAGCAGGCTCAGCCACAGCCGCAAGCGCAGCCGCAGCCGGGCCCCCAGCCCGTGCAGCAGCAGCCCGCGGCTCCCGTCGACCCCCGCACCGGGTCCGCCTGGCCGCAGCCCGTGCAGCACGACCAGCGCCAGCCCATCAACCCCGGTGCCGCCCCGCTCGGGTACACCGCCGCCGTGGAGCTGTCCTCCGACCGGCTGCTCAACAACAAGAAGCAGAAGGCGAAGAGCGGTCGGCCCGCGGCGGGCGGTGGCCGGTTCAAGCTCGGCGGGAAGAAGGAGGAGGCCGAGCGGCAGCGGAAGCTGGACCTGATCCGGACGCCGGTGCTGTCGTGCTACCGGATCGCCGTGATCAGCCTCAAGGGCGGCGTGGGCAAGACGACCACCACCACCGCGCTCGGCGCGACGCTCGCCACCGAGCGGCAGGACAAGATCCTCGCGATCGACGCCAACCCGGACGCCGGTACGCTCGGCCGCCGTGTGCGCCGCGAGACCGGCGCCACCATCCGTGACCTCGTCCAGGCGATCCCGTACCTCAACTCGTACATGGACATCCGGCGATTCACCTCCCAGGCCCCCTCGGGTCTGGAGATCATCGCCAACGACGTCGACCCGGCCGTGTCCACGACCTTCAACGACGAGGACTACCGGCGCGCGATCGACGTACTGGGCAAGCAGTACCCGATCGTCCTGACCGACTCCGGTACGGGTCTGCTGTACAGCGCCATGCGCGGTGTGCTCGACCTCGCCGACCAGCTGATCGTCATCTCGACGCCGTCCGTCGACGGTGCGAGCAGCGCCAGTACGACGCTGGACTGGCTGTCGGCGCACGGGTACGCGGATCTGGTCTCGCGGTCCATCACCGTCATCTCCGGAGTGCGCGAGACCGGCAAGATGATCAAGGTGGAGGACATCGTCAGCCACTTCGAGACCCGTTGCCGCGGTGTCGTGGTCGTGCCGTTCGACGAGCACCTGGCCGCGGGCGCCGAGGTCGACCTCGACATGATGCGGCCCAAGGTGCGGGAGGCGTACTTCAACCTCTCCGCGATGGTGGCCGAGGACATCGCACGGCACCAGCAGTCGCACGGGCTGTGGACGAACGACGGCAACCCGCCGCCGGTGGCCGCCCCGCCGATGCCTGGTCAGCAGTACATGCCGGGTCAGCCGGTTGCAGGGCAGCCCGTTCCTGACCAGGTCCCGCAGCAGCCGCAGCAGCCTCAGCCCGGACAGCCGTACGCCCAGCCGGGACAGCCCTACCCCCAGCCGGGACAGCCCTACCCCCAGCAGCCGCAGCCTCCGCAGGCGCAGCCCGGGCAGCCGTTCCAGCCGGGGCAGCCCTATCAGCCCCACCCGGGCCAGACTCCTCCCCCGCCGGCACCCCCTCAGCAGTAA